AATCCGAGACATTCCGGTTTGCGCAGGTAGTGTCCGAGCTCAATTTCGTTTTGAATTTGCACTTCGCCCATTGAAAATGACCCAGGCGGACTACCGCATGGGTCGGATCTTACCCCTTGGACCATTATCGCTCGCTGGAAGTGAACAGCCAGGACTTGAGGAGTGCCTCCAAGTCAGCTTCGAATGAACCTATATCAGGTGTCAAGATTCCGGCTTCTCTTGCCGCCCTGACCTTAGTGCAGGCCTGCTCCACAAGATAGAGCGTTGCCGGAAGTGTCCCATAGTGTTGAGCATATACTAACTCCATAATCGAACAGCGTCCGATCTTGAAGAAGGTGTTCGACTCGTCCATTTCAACCGCCGTTGCAACATGATTGAATATGTAGCAAGCCATGATTCGGTCTGGTATGCAGAGCCTGGAAGCAAATGCAAGCATCCAGTAGTGCTTGTCAGAGGCATGGCGATAGAAATCAGAGAAGGGCTTGACTCCCACTACTGGGCAATCTGAGGCAGGTTTTTGAGGTTCCATTGCCTCTTGCGTATATTCTTTGTTCCGACTCCTGTCAAGAGTCTGCTCGGTTACTGCATGAGGTGCTTGAAGCTCTATTGGCCGCGCAACTTACTTTTGGAAGATTCAACCTGATGGAGTAGCCCCGACGCAGTGGTTTTCAATGCGATTGCCATGTCCATCAGTGTCGGAATATCGAGGTGCTGAATTCCCTGCTCGACTTTCCACACGAATGCCTGAGTTCGGTCTAGCTTCTTAGCAAGCTCTCGCTGAGAAAGCCCTTGAGACTCCCGAAGCTCACGCAAGAGCCCGCCCAAGATGGCATGCTCCTCCCGCGCCGCGCTTCGAACCGTTCGTCTCAATACTCAAATCCCTTGTCAGCTGACTCTAGGGTAGAGTTGCATGTAAGGTAGACTCTTCCGAAGAGTCATTGTTTGAGCGCGAGCTACCGCTC
This portion of the Armatimonadota bacterium genome encodes:
- a CDS encoding helix-turn-helix transcriptional regulator, encoding MGGLLRELRESQGLSQRELAKKLDRTQAFVWKVEQGIQHLDIPTLMDMAIALKTTASGLLHQVESSKSKLRGQ